Proteins encoded together in one Marinithermus hydrothermalis DSM 14884 window:
- a CDS encoding purine-nucleoside phosphorylase, with protein sequence MSPLHVRANPSDIAPFVLLPGDPGRAEYIAQNFLENPRPYNTYRSLLGFTGTYKGVPVSVQTTGMGCPSTAIVAEELVQLGAKVLVRVGTCGAVDERLAAGDLVIVQGAVPLDGTTRQYLEGRPYAPVPSYEVLEALVDAARTAKVPHHVGLIATEDAFYATTPEEARAWSRFGVMAFEMEAATLFLIGQMRGVRTGTLLVVSNQIGDSEFVAQEILQRGVDRMVRTALEAFVRLKEVV encoded by the coding sequence ATGAGCCCACTTCACGTTCGCGCCAACCCTTCCGACATCGCTCCTTTTGTATTGTTGCCCGGGGATCCGGGGCGGGCGGAGTACATCGCTCAGAACTTCCTCGAGAACCCGCGCCCGTACAACACGTACCGCTCCCTCCTCGGGTTTACCGGTACCTATAAGGGGGTCCCGGTCTCCGTGCAAACCACCGGCATGGGCTGCCCCTCCACCGCGATCGTCGCGGAGGAACTCGTTCAACTCGGGGCTAAGGTTCTCGTGCGGGTGGGGACGTGCGGTGCGGTGGATGAGCGCTTGGCCGCGGGGGATCTCGTCATCGTACAAGGGGCCGTGCCGCTCGACGGCACCACCCGCCAGTACCTGGAGGGCCGCCCCTACGCACCCGTGCCGAGCTACGAGGTGCTCGAGGCCCTGGTGGATGCGGCTAGGACGGCGAAGGTGCCGCACCACGTGGGGCTCATCGCTACGGAGGACGCGTTCTACGCCACCACACCTGAGGAAGCGCGGGCGTGGAGTCGGTTTGGCGTGATGGCGTTCGAGATGGAGGCCGCGACGCTGTTCTTGATTGGGCAGATGCGCGGCGTGCGCACGGGCACGCTGCTGGTGGTATCGAACCAGATCGGGGACAGCGAGTTCGTGGCCCAGGAGATCCTGCAACGAGGCGTGGATCGCATGGTGCGCACCGCCCTCGAGGCGTTTGTTCGCTTAAAGGAGGTAGTGTGA
- a CDS encoding enoyl-CoA hydratase/isomerase family protein, which translates to MAEHEHEYVLEVPEFEHLRYEVEDGIALVTLARPKALNALSGEVLRELAEVVEVIHQDPEVRAVIFTGEGKAFVAGADISEIAALSDVFVSREYSLLGQEVMNAVAALPVPTIAAINGYALGGGLELALACDLRVASVKAKLGLPEVGLGLIPGFGGTQRLPRLIGQGRALDLILTGRHVSAEEALQLGLVNRVAEDALEAAKDLARTILKNGPVALALAKEAVARGADVPLAEALEIEADLFGLACSTQDMREGTRAFLEKRAPEFKGE; encoded by the coding sequence ATGGCGGAGCACGAGCACGAGTACGTTCTAGAGGTCCCGGAGTTCGAGCACCTGCGCTACGAGGTCGAGGACGGCATCGCCCTCGTGACCCTGGCGCGCCCTAAGGCGCTGAATGCGCTTTCCGGGGAGGTGCTGCGCGAGCTAGCGGAGGTCGTGGAGGTGATCCACCAGGACCCCGAGGTCCGCGCGGTGATCTTCACCGGGGAGGGCAAGGCGTTCGTGGCGGGAGCGGACATCAGCGAGATCGCCGCGCTTTCCGACGTGTTCGTCTCGCGCGAGTACAGCCTGTTGGGTCAGGAGGTCATGAACGCCGTGGCCGCCCTGCCGGTCCCCACGATCGCCGCGATCAACGGGTACGCCCTCGGGGGCGGGCTCGAGCTCGCCCTGGCCTGTGATTTGCGCGTGGCCTCCGTGAAGGCGAAGCTGGGGCTGCCTGAGGTGGGGCTGGGGCTGATCCCGGGGTTTGGCGGGACCCAGCGCCTGCCGCGCCTGATCGGCCAGGGCCGGGCGCTGGACCTGATCCTGACCGGCCGCCACGTCTCTGCGGAGGAGGCCTTGCAGCTGGGGCTCGTGAACCGGGTGGCGGAGGACGCCCTCGAGGCCGCGAAGGACCTCGCCCGCACCATCTTGAAGAACGGTCCGGTCGCGCTCGCGCTCGCGAAGGAGGCCGTGGCGCGCGGTGCGGACGTACCGCTCGCGGAAGCCTTGGAGATCGAGGCGGATTTGTTCGGGCTGGCCTGCAGCACGCAGGACATGCGCGAGGGGACGCGGGCCTTCCTGGAAAAACGCGCGCCGGAGTTCAAGGGGGAGTGA